From the genome of Medicago truncatula cultivar Jemalong A17 chromosome 2, MtrunA17r5.0-ANR, whole genome shotgun sequence:
tgaaattagcAGTGTTAACATGTCTGTTAGAGTTCACGCTTCATAGACCTGAACATCTGGATAGAATTTTGACgtattgtatgttttttttttttttattttttatatttttatgcaaGCATGTATTAAGGGTAATCTTGTATTTGTTTATGGAAGAAACCTTGAAGGAAATCAGTTATCAGGAGCAATTCCAATACAACTCCTTGTGCGTTCAGAGAATAGTACACTCCAATTCAAGTATGTCAATTTCAAGTTTCACATTCAAGTAATATTTATTCTGCTTTCATTTTCCATGTCATGAGCTAGTGATTTATATCATAATTATATtacaaaaatgtaaaatatcagacaatataaaataaataacatgattttttattaCTGTAAATGCAAGTTTTGGTGGAAATCCAGATCTTTGCTCCTCAGGTTCATGCAATAAAAGTAATGGGAATAAGGTTGTAGTTCCATTGGTAACATCAATTGGTGGAGCTTTCTTGATACTAGCAGTAGCAGTGATTTCTTTTCACATTTACAATACGAGACACAGAGGTACATTTTGTTTTCTATTCTATTGTCTTTGTTGGGAGCCAAACATGTATAAAAATATAGGATTTAATTGCTATGTAATGtaaatttaaaaatcttttACACTTTCAACTAGATATATATTATCTTAAGTGTGACAATTTCTAATGAATGTGACGATTTGTTGTTAATTGAACAAGAAAACAGTTGCAGAAAATGAACAAGACAAAGGAGAAATAACTGCTTTCATTCATATAATTGGTctgaaaaaaacaaaactgaacATACACACCTCTTTTACATAGTTTGACAATACTAAAACTTCCAATAACTACCACAATAcaacacaattaattaataaaaactgTACAGCagttactaaaataaaaacagataaCACACACATCAGCAGTCCTAAGCATGATATTTAACACGATTTATGATTGGTTGACTGACACTCGCTGTTCGAATAAAATCTGGTTTGCTTCTTCCCAGTTTCCAATAAGGTGATCATGCTGGGTGCTAATTCAAGAATAAAGCAGGAACTCGAGTCAAAAAAACAAGAATTCCGCTACGAAGAAGTATACAGAATTACCAGAAACTTTAAGACGGTTTTGGGGAAAGGAGCATCTGGAACAGTCTACCACGGCTGGATTGACCATGATACTGAGGTAGCTGTCAAAATGCTGTCTTCCTCATCAGCTCAAGGATATCTGCAATTTCAAGCAGAGGTTATATGATTAATTCACATTCAAATTTTATCATGcctatgtgtgtgtgtatagatagttaatgaatttaatgttaactaaatatggtttttctttgtgattcaTAGGCCAAATTTTTTGCTACAGTTCATCATAAATACTTGACCAGTCTTATAGGTTACTGTGATGATGGCACCAACATGGCTCTCATCTATGAGTATATGGCTAATGGTGACTTAGCCAACCATTTATCAGGTATTGTTTACGATCACATCTCAGtccattaattttatttctctctAACATGTTATAATTCTAGTTACAGTTATGTTATATTTATTCAAgtaattcctattttttttaaatatctctCATCTGCATAAAACTTCTAAATAGTCAAACGAGGTAAATTAAGTCAAAGATTTATTCTACTAGTATGAATAGGAAAACATTACTTCTTTGTTATTCTAAATCAAATGCCAAGATAGATATGTCTGTTTTCCTGGTTATGAATTGCTTGGTTAAGACTGTTTCATGAATGCAGATAAAAACGGTAATATATTGAGTTGGAATCAAAGACTTCAAATTGCAGTGGATGTTGCAGAAGGTGAGTATGAATCCTTTTGGCCATTAGTTTCATGATTTTGATCAATCAAAATATATCTCATAATGAGAAATACTTTAGGCAACTAACTTAACTTAATTTGAACTTTCAAATTTAGGATTGGAGTATCTGCATCATGGTTGCAATCCACCAATTGTTCATAGAGATGTTAAGTCTAAAAACATCTTactaaatgaaaaattacaagGTAAATTAGCTGATTTTGGATTGTCCAAGATCTATCCTAATGAAGGTGAAACTCATCTCTCCACAGTTATTGCTGGCACGCCAGGATACCTCGACCCGGAGTAAGATATCTTGAAATACAAGtttcttttgaaagaaaaaaaaaaatcaatataagtTTCACATGTATTAAGATATCTTAATACTTAATACAtgtgaaattgttttttttttttttgaagaagctaaattagcccactcaATACATGTGAAATTGTTAAATGTAACTTCTAAGAATGGATAGAAGTACTACTATTTTAACTCAAACCCAAATGGAAAGAGCCAAAGCCCACTTAAGGGTGTTACCTTTTCACTTTTGGTTTATATATAGATTAAATTGCAAATTTGTATTTTTCAGGTACAATAGATTAAGCAGGTTGAGAGAAAAAAGTGATGTATTCAGTTTTGGGGTAGTTTTGCTTGAGATAATTACAGGACAACCAGCCATAACCAAAACCGAGGACAAAATCCATATTGTTCAACTGGTCAGTGACATGCTGCTGGAAAGAGAGGTAAAAGATATTGTTGATCCCAGATTACAGGGTGACTTCGATATTAACTATGCAACTAAAGCTTTGGATACTGCAATGGCTTGTGTAGCACAATCTTCCATGAATAGACCAACCATGAGGAATGTAGTTATGGAACTGAAACAATGTTTGGAAAACAAGATCACTTATCTGTCTGACTCTAGATACACTTATGAGAGTTTTCCTGGTACATTATATTCTGTCTCCTTTGATAGAATTAGTGGCGAAAGCTCTCTAGCGAGGTAgtaattttattaaaactagAATGAGATACGCGCGTTGCATTGGGGAAAGAATTTTTGTACgttattatatattcaaaagTGATCTAATATGCGCTGTAAATATAAGTCACATATAATTTAAAACTATAGAGCCCTGTAAATATAACTACTTTTAACCACATTTAAAATTCTTATACATCTGTATTTATCACTAAATGGCGTTCGAATTAGAGCAATGTACtcaaatctacatccacaacaGCCACAATTATCGATGATCAATATCTCTTTGGTGAGTACAATCTCTCTCTTTGTTACAGAATATCCTCACAATGAACTTTGTTACAGAATATCCTCACAATGAACACTAGATAATTACAATGGTTTCTGGAATAATGATTTGAAGGCTATGCATCAGCAACTACTTAAAGCCTTAACAACCAACTAACAAACTGCTCACTGTTAACAGAAAACGGTTGACTAACACTCTTTTTGACTAAACCAATTCGCcaataacatcaaattaaaattaggaTGCAttcttgttttgataaaaacatGATAGTGATACTTAATTCTAAATACTAAAACACATAACATTTTAAGGAAGGCTCGGAGATGAATTGTTTAGGCATCAAGTTAGTTGTTCAAGCCAAGCATTCTTGTACTCTATTGAGCAGTAGTTCTGATCTTCTACCAGTATACTTCGACTTTGTGTGCGGTGATGTCTTTGCATTTCAGTTGTTTAAGCTTAGTTTATATGCTATCATGGATTATAACCACAAAAATAAGCTTAGTTCATAGCTTGATGAGTAAGACAACTCTAGAAACACCTTGTGGGCAGAATGCCATCATAAGAACCAACCAATGTGTAGGCAGATTTCCttcacaacaaaacaaaatgtcaTCGATTTCATTCTATCTTAATAACcaaacgaaaaaaataaaattaatggaaTATAGGTAatgttggaaattccgccttaatTGCGGTCCGCCCCTAGTCGCCTAAATTGCGACCTTCGGTTAGCCTtaattgcagcctccaacaccttcattgtgttggctttgagggggtggatttagtcccacatcggatagatagtactcttgagaagagtttataaagaggaggcactcctcacctttcAAGCCAGTTTTGTAAGGAAGAGTTAGGCCCCATATTTCAACAGGTAAGAACATCAAATTTAGATTTGTAACAgaaactaataataatatatcttaTCAACTTTTTTGTATAATACAATGTTTGCAATCTTTACATGCCGGTGCTCATAAATTAAGCatatattttatacaaaactaAGGGTTCGGCACCAGTTACAGACACAAGACTTCATCTTCAACGGATACTGCTACGGTTGAAATTAGCAAAGGGCTCATTGTTTGTCTTTGGTGCTGCTGCAGGGTTTCCAAAGATATTCCAAATTTTCACAGTCCCGTCGTTAGCTGCAGATGCCACTTTACACCCATCTGGACTCTGTGCCATGTGCAGCACCTTTGAGGTGTGACCGTTAAGGTCAGCCATCTTCAACATGGAAGGATACTTCCAAAGAGTAAGTTGGTTCTGAGAGAAACCGTGTGAGCTAAGCAGCTCACGCTCATTTTCGTTCCAGAGCAAAGCACCTACTTCTGATCCCGTGTCAACAGAATTCAATTGTGCACCCGTGTGCGTGTTCCACATCTTAATACATTGATCACCTTCACCTCCACCTGAAGCTAATAAATTACGCTGAAACGGACACCAAGCCAATGCCTTGATAGGAGCTGTGTGTTCCTCAAACTTGTGAAGCCAACGCGTGGGCCGTGAATTTGAAGAAGCAGCAGACCTATCCCATATGTGACGATATTATCGCCTCCCCCACTAGCCAATTGTTGGCCATCGAGAGACCACTTGAGCCCGCACACTTGTGTGTGTGTCCACTGTAAGTTGAAACTATGTGAGTTCTGACTCTAACATCGTTGTTCACTATTTTACCATCCAATGCTCCTGTTGTTAGAATATGACTGTTGTTCCAAGCCAATGAACTCACTGCAAACCTGTGTCCGACACTCCATGTACTAATCTGCAGCAGTGACCAAAATAAAACCACACAAACATGAGAATAGagaaaaatttcaagtttaaaAACAATACAAAGAACACAAGCAGTTTACCCGTGTCATAGTAGATGTATCCCAGAGCTGGACAATGGAATTCATCAAACCAATGGCTAAAATGTGTCCATCTGGCTGCCAGCTAACACTTGTGATAGGACCATCTTCCAGCGTTGTAGGGAGAGCAACAGAATCATAGAAACCATCGGAATCACTACAAAGAACAACTATATCATTGAGTGCTATGGAAAGGACACCAGTTCTACCCCAATCTAATAAATTCAAGGGGAAACATTCCAAGATATCTGTGGCATTCAAAGTTATCTCACAACTCtgcaaaatcattttcacaaacacatcaaaaaacatgcaaaattgaaattaaaataaaaaatttgtatgtAGTACTTCAAATATACAACATTTTGTTTAAGTctctaaaaatatttgttttacttTTCGTCCCTACAAATTTACCACGTTTTATGTTTGATCATGTTTTGATTTAagacttgcaaaaaaaataaaataaaaccgaCCCAAATTAAAACCCAAAAGGAAAATGATTGGATGATGACTACATTACCAACCAAACTCTATCATGGGTTCTGAATGCTCTCCTTACTTTCAACCTTAATTAAAACCGACCCAAATTGAATCATTAACACCTCATTCACCAGTTTATAACTTTTTAGAACCAATTATCTTATTGTTCAGTCCTTGATGATATAAGTGGCAATTACTTTGATAACATTATGATAATCATTCTTATACATATATGAAATTACATCAGAAACATAAGAGACTCATCTTATTCTAAAAAAGATAAATCCTAAAAGATATAATTAAGAACTTTATATATGGTGTTATAATTTCCCTACTATGGAGATTGAGCAATGGTCTTAGTTTGAATTGGAGAAGCACAACACTTGCTGCAGCAAGAGCCTGGGGGTGGTGGAGTACAATACACGCAATCAATACATCTACTAACTGCATAACAAAATACACTTCATGATGAGTTCATTaattaaacatcatatatagaAAATCATATATcagttaatttatatataattctcTAGTTGAATAGTTTCTGTTATTTGTAATTAAAACGGGTGCTTTACTTACCTGCTAATGGAACACGTACAGCATCAAAAGGTAAAGTGGTACAAAGAGCCATGGCAAAGATGAAAATGGTCACCAAAGTAAGAGAATTGGTTGCCATTGCTTAAATACAGGAGGAAACTATTGAGAAATTATATGGATGTGATGTGATAGGTTTCTGGTATTTGGAACAACGAGATATATATACACGGGACTGTTAACTCACTGCCACCTAAAAACGAAGAAATAAGTTAGCAAACCTACTCTCCCACTTGCTTTCTACCAAAACCCTAATTGTGAGGGTACTATTGTGAGGGTACTATTGTAATTTACATATCCCTTTAATAGTTAATGTTTCCTTACTCTCATTTACTTTtcgtttttcataaaaaaacaaacaaatattaagGAACACAAAGAATGCTTTGCTTAGTAGAAAAAAACACGGGCAGGCTTTGTTTCGTAAAACCAAAATGTAGAGTGCTTtgcaattcataaaaaatatatatatatatatatattcaaggACTAGGAACTAGTAGTAaggtttgaatttgaactttgaaggtTGAATTCTCCAAGTTAATTAATAATTCCTGCAAAAATTAGTCAATGGCAAATATCAAATTGAGTCTACACGTCCACACTAATAAAATAAGGCAAAGAAGAAGTACAAACGCAATTCAGAAAATTCAGCTGGGAAGCTTCtcattgtaaaataaaataaagggtgaAAGAATTTAATATGTAGAAGAACTTGACTCACAGAACTCATGAAGATTAAAATGAATATCATCATTGAATGGTTCGTCTAGTTCATAAATCTTGTGAAGCTCAAAAACTAAACCAGCAAAGTTTTAACATCTTGTATCAGATTGAGTGTGTAACAAGTTTTCAAGACATATGACAGGACACTTGCTACGTATAGTGTTTCTACTTTCTTTCGCTCTTCCTTTTATTGTTCATGCCCAGAACAACCAATCAGGTTTGGTAGTCTCATCTCttataacattatttttctGAATATAGGATTGTTTAGCACCGACATTTCAGATTGAACGCACATCCATGTCCGACATCAAAACATGTGGTTAGTGTCTGTTTGAATGCTTCGTAGCTTAGAACTTACGTTTTCCTCTTTAGCAGGATTCATTAGTATTGACTGTGGACTAGTGGATGAACCAAATTACACAGATGAAATTACTTCCATCTATTATACTTCGGATGTTAACTTCACAGATACTGGTGTAAGTAACAACATATCATCTAAACACAAGGCTTCCCTTAAAAGACAGTTTTGGAATGTTCGAAACTTCCCAGAAGGAACCAGGAACTGCTACACCCTTTTTGTTTCACAAGGCAGTAGCAAGAAATATTTACTCCGGGCCAGTTTTGTGTATGGTAATTATGATGGTAAAGACTCTCTTCCTGAATTTGATATCTATCTTGGAACCAAATGGTGGGAATCTGTAGTGTTTGAGGATTCATCCGGTGTAATAACCAAGGAAATCATTTATGCTGCATCCTCAGATTATGTTCATGTTTGTATGTTTAATACTGGCAAGGGTACACCTTTTATTTCAGTTTTAGAGCTTAGAGTTCTTAACAGTGATGCCTATCTTTTTAACTCTTTGGAGCTTTTGGCGAGGTTTGATGTAGGCACAAAGGGTGGTAAAGAAATCAGGTGAGCCATCTTACATATAGTATAACTATAACAACTACAcgtaaaaggaaaaataaacagCTTCATAAGCGTTCATATAAATGCTTATGTATAATCTATTTCAATTTctataatattgataaaataaagtcaaattattttcatataagctatattttgtttttataggcTATCTTGGAGATCTTATGGAAATAAGTTTAAAACAGCATGTGGACATGTCATAAACTGTTCCTGTTCACAAGTACTTACACTTTTTCCTTTTCCAAAGATATCCAGATGATATTTATGACAGAACATGGACATCTTATAATTCAATTGATTGGGAAAAAATCGACTCTTCACTCACCATGGACCAAAGAGCACCTCCATTCAACTTTTTAATGGCACCACCCTCCACTGTCATGAGAACAACAGCAATTCCAGCAAATGCCAGTGACAACATGGAATATTCCTTCCTTCCCAAGTATAATGCCTCCACATATTATGTGTACATGTACTTTGCTGAAATCCAGAAGATCCAGGCAAATCAAATTAGAGAGTTCAACATTTTTGTAAATGGGGAGCTTTTAAATAGTGATCCAATCAATACTGTGTATCTTCAAAACCTGTATTATTTATCAGTTATTAGTGAAACGAAGTTGGAACATTGGTTTAATAAGACTAGTAGATCAACTCTTCCACCACTATTTAATGCCGTCGAGATATATACGGCAAAGGACTTCTTACAATCAGAA
Proteins encoded in this window:
- the LOC11433438 gene encoding putative leucine-rich repeat receptor-like protein kinase At2g19210 isoform X2, translating into MVKKSDDVYDRTWTPYNSIDWKKIDTSLTIDQAPSFSFTPVPPSNVMRTTAIPANASDNMEFSFLPKYNSSRYYVYMYFAEIQKLQENQIREFNIFVNGKLLSSEVNPLYLQNLYYSTAISETKLKLWLNKTSRSTLPPLFNAVEIYMSKDFLQSETYQTDVDAILTVKSTYGIKRNWQGDPCTSVSYLWNGLNCSYAGTDSPRIIYLNLTSSGLIGTIAAGISNLKSIEYLDLSNNNLTGAVPDFLSQLRFLRVLNLEGNQLSGAIPIQLLVRSENSTLQFNFGGNPDLCSSGSCNKSNGNKVVVPLVTSIGGAFLILAVAVISFHIYNTRHRVSNKVIMLGANSRIKQELESKKQEFRYEEVYRITRNFKTVLGKGASGTVYHGWIDHDTEVAVKMLSSSSAQGYLQFQAEAKFFATVHHKYLTSLIGYCDDGTNMALIYEYMANGDLANHLSDKNGNILSWNQRLQIAVDVAEGLEYLHHGCNPPIVHRDVKSKNILLNEKLQGKLADFGLSKIYPNEGETHLSTVIAGTPGYLDPEYNRLSRLREKSDVFSFGVVLLEIITGQPAITKTEDKIHIVQLVSDMLLEREVKDIVDPRLQGDFDINYATKALDTAMACVAQSSMNRPTMRNVVMELKQCLENKITYLSDSRYTYESFPGTLYSVSFDRISGESSLAR
- the LOC112416101 gene encoding putative leucine-rich repeat receptor-like protein kinase At2g19210; this translates as MTGHLLRIVFLLSFALPFIVHAQNNQSGFISIDCGLVDEPNYTDEITSIYYTSDVNFTDTGVSNNISSKHKASLKRQFWNVRNFPEGTRNCYTLFVSQGSSKKYLLRASFVYGNYDGKDSLPEFDIYLGTKWWESVVFEDSSGVITKEIIYAASSDYVHVCMFNTGKGTPFISVLELRVLNSDAYLFNSLELLARFDVGTKGGKEIRYPDDIYDRTWTSYNSIDWEKIDSSLTMDQRAPPFNFLMAPPSTVMRTTAIPANASDNMEYSFLPKYNASTYYVYMYFAEIQKIQANQIREFNIFVNGELLNSDPINTVYLQNLYYLSVISETKLEHWFNKTSRSTLPPLFNAVEIYTAKDFLQSETYQTDVNAILNVKSTYGIKRNWQGDPCTPVSYLWNGLNCSYVGTDSPRIIYLNLTSSGLIGTIASGISNLKSIESS